CCATTTCCTTGTCAAGATTGTGGGATTCTTTTTATAGGCATTAGCAGAGAAAAGTATAACTAACAGAAGCAGACTCCAGTGCTGCAACCTTTGAAATACCTGTCCTTAGTCTTTGTTTTGCTTGCTCCAACCTGTCCCATAACGTTTTGTGGGTTGGTGAGAAAGACAAAACACATCTGGTCATTTTCAGCACCAGAGCCCATGCTTCCCAAATTGTCTTGTCAGGCCTCTCTCTAAGTTGTCCAATGGTAATCATAATGGTGGCCATACTCATGACACATAGGGTCATCAGACTCCCAGCAGGAGAATGGGCCTATCCCAGGCCTAAATTGAAAAGGCTTCCTGCTTTTACAAATTGCAGTAAATCAAGATACCAGTAGGGGTCCACATGTAAAGAAATTAGCTTAACTTGCAATTCAGGCTCTCAACAGGGATCTGTCAGCGGTGTTCCCCTACCATGAAATGTACTTTGACGCAAGCAAAAATATGTTCAGGAAATGTACCTTTTCTAGTTGACTCAGATATTTCAACATATTATGCCTTCATATTTTCTTCAGAGAAAAGAGCAAATAGAGACAATTTTAATAtgaatttttaaaatgtttaattgtACATAAACAAACCAACCAAATAGGGATCACAATTTTGGCTCACAAAATGACTGCTTATTGAGTGTGCACTTAGCTTCACGCCTGTGGAGACCGTGTTATCCTTAATCCAAAACATTTAAGACAATATCGAACTGAAATTATTAAAAAAGCAACTGTTTTGGCCATGTAATAAACTCAGCAATGtctcacagcaaaatcacaacattgtaaaacaaaacaaatataaaGAAAAGATTTTAATTGAATTCTACTAAAGGCGACTTCACAGAAATGCATTATTTTATCAATTaatattacagctgtacagacTAAGGTTTGGTCATGTGGCAACTAAGCTCTACATGGTTGAACTTCTTGAATTTCAATGTCACATTGTGAAATATAATAACTGTGTTCAAGTAGAAAAGGCAAAAACTGTACAAACCAAATGTTAAATAGAAAATCAGTCACTTTGTACCAATAATAATGCTAAAAATATCCAACAGGTTTCTTTTTTAGGATCACATTTAAACTCAGACCTAGCAGCTGACAAATCTGGAAATACAAATCTGTCACATAATGTTAAAATGAAATGAGCCCAGTCAATCCAATTACAATTTGTCTATTTTTTCTGTAGGCCAATTAATTTAAGGAGATTCCATCCAACACATTTTTGTTGAACAATGGGAGATCAATAACCCAGAGAAGTGTTTTTTAACAGTGAAAATAATTAAAGGGTAGTTCTGAGTACAGAACATGTGACAGTTCTATGATGTGGGAAGAGGTTCCATTTCCAAAACCCAACCCTGGTTTGAGAAGAGGGCCCTGACGTTAACCAACAGGGATGGAGCCATGTTTTAACTACTGCAAAGACAAATGGTTTGTATAGATGTGGACCACTTAAATTATGACAGTAGAAGGGATTCATATTGCGTAAGTAAAGCAAATTGACGAGGTTAATGCACAACGACACACACTTAACATGGCAAAAGTTATCAGACAAAATCATAAGGTCAGATAAAGCATCACTTCACACGCTACAGACAGTGCCAATGCAATACAACTATATTAAAGACAGGGTATGCTAATAAAACCTGTGCTCTCTGGGAATAAAATACAAAGTTTATCAGGACCTGCATGAAAAAGGTAGTGTTTAGCCTTTATTATGAGACAAAAACAAAATCACTCCCAACCCAACATAATTAATCCCAAAGTGCCTACAAATAAACCTTTAAGGGCACATGCTTTATAACCTGGTTTTAATGCATGAGATCTTTGATTTTGTTGTTTGACCTAGTTTGGGGACTATTGTACTACAGAAAAATCTAAATAATTCCAACACCTAACTTCACCTCAAATCCCAATATAAAATATGGGTCTCTAAAATTAGTCTAAACACACACATGAAAACCTACAAGGTACAACCCACCACATTAACGTTGAAAAAGAAACCAACCCCTACTTTTTGTTGCCCAGATCTTAACTTCAGTGGGTAACGTGTAAGAGATAAATGTGACCAACAGCATCGTTTGGCACTAGTTTATTCATCTTTTTTTAATTTATTCTATAACAAAACGCAATCACATTTTGCTGAGGATTTCAGTGCAGTTACAAAAAACATGCATGCTAAATATATATTTAACTGTGAAAAGAAAATCAATTCTGCTAATTTTATTATTCAGACTAAGGATGATTTCCACACAAAAGGAAATTAAAACATTATGTGCCTGTGATGACTTCACACTGAAAGACAAAAACAGTGATTCAAGTGTATATCATTGTCACTCAAAAGAAACTCCCAAAAAATTACCATCATGCCAACTAGCCTAGCACAAAATTACAAAGTCATCCCCAGTTCAGCAAAATGTGACCAAAGACATCCTAAAAAAAGTGTATAACTTACAAGAGAGAAAACACCCAAACACAGAAGTCGTTTCTATAAATTGATTGGTTGTTTTCAGACACAAAACAAAAATAACGTAGGTTGGGGGCGCTAGGAAGACCGCTCAAAATATAATGGGAAAAAGAAATTAGTTTTACTATTAAggtaaaattaaataaaacaaaatgaaACACATTTGGAAAAATTGAGTGGTTATGTCAGTAAGTTCTACAAAAATAGATTCTCTTTTTTGCTTGTAACAATACTCATGTAGCTTTATACATAGATTTTCTTGGCAGTCTTTCTAGCGCACCCTACTGGCAGCACAAAGGACAAGAgagaaacaccccccccccccaataaatgCCAAAAGCTAACAAAGGTCAAAAAGGTGAACATTTCAAGCATCAGAGAAGTGCAGAGGACAACGAACTGGACGATGAACTTTTGACGTCACATCAACATGCTAGGCAAACGATGAACAAACGGGCACGAAGATATCTAGAATAAAACAAAACAGGGAGACAAACCTAGGTTAAAGCAACAACGGAAAAAGGAGAGGGAAGAAAAAAGAAAATCATGAATGATTATCTTTGcatggggaaggggggggggggtcactacCAGATTCACAATCTAAACACAGAACATTTAATGTGAGACAGAAGAGGTGAAAGGACAGAGGGGGAACACAAGCAACATGCGATCAGAGAATGGAGGTGAGAACTTACAGGACACAACAGCGAGACACCACACTGACTGCCTACTACTTACTGTACAGTCAACATTTGTGACTTAGTATTACGTTTGAGGATTTTTAATACAGtagtcaaaaataaaaaaatgattagTATTCCAATTTCAGAAAATATTCCTCCCAAGGGGTTTAGTGCCGTCTGTCCCAATGTGCTTTTATAATTTCCTTACTGATTGTAAAAATGGCAATTTTTTTGATATTCATTGCTTGTAATGAGTCACCTGGGTTATGAGCCAGCAATATTAGATGAAGTGTGCTTTGACAGAATGATCTATGAGAGCTGATTGTCAACTAATCTCAATTGACGTTTCTCTTTTGGTTTTGTGCTTTATCTGTTCATAACTCCATCATATGCAATGCAGCTAACTTACATCCACAGCAAAACAGTGAAGTACAGTATCTGGCAAGGAGGTAACGTCTTTTTAAATAAGAGGCAGTTTGTCAATACAATACAGAAAGGGTAAGTAAAGAAAGCGCAAACAAACTTCAGACATTTTACATAAATGAGTAAAAAAGTTTAAGCTATAAAACTTTAAGACTACATTAGTCTGTTTCACTTTGTAAACAAAACAGCTTTTCTGTGAGTGTTTGGCATCTTCTCATGTTCTCTACCATAATCTGCTGCTATTCTTAAGGATTTGTCTTGTGTACGCTTACTCAAAATTATGCCTTTCATACAAAACAAATGTATGAGATGTACAGTAAAGTTTACAGTGATGGTTTAGTTCATATACAACAACTATGAACAACTATGTGCCCCCATCAGTTGAGAATCAGTCTTTGGACTTATTTTAATGGCAGCAAATACCCTTGACTTAACCCTGCTTAAGCCTATTTTCTCAGTTGGTATTGTTATGCACATGGAAATAATAGTTAAATAGGCACATCTATTCTTAAAATGTAAGGGGACTACTGTTTCGAAACCTTTAGCAGCACTGGCAAATCCTACTCATTGACAGTTCTATACAAAATTTCCACTTGTTGCACATGAACAATAAATACTTGAATAGGGCTACACAGGTCAGTAGTTTAACCCTCACATATTTAAATGTAGTAACCAACGTCACATTAGGATTCTACAAAATACTGTTGAAGATTCTTGAAAAGGATCATTTAAATTCAGATAAATAATATAGGCAATAAATAGTTCCCGACACTCGGGAGAAGTATAAAACCCCTATAAAAATAGAAAAGGCATAATAGTTTTGTAATATACATCTGGACAATTGTTTATTTACCATTTCCATAAAAACACTTCATAAGTTAATGGAGGTCTAAGAAACTGATTACTGTGTTGTAGTGATAAACATTTATTTAACGTCGCCAATCATGAAACGCTAGCGTTTTCAGTcaataataaatacacacactGGAATAAAAATCTGCAGGGAAGCCAGTATTTTGAGTGAGTAGTCTCATCTAACCAGCTCAGAGGTTTAGCAGACTACTTGAACTGAGGATGACGAagaattacaaaacattttgGTTAACACAgaggataaataataataaaataaataatatctaCTTATAACATTATTTTTGCATCAGTAATTAGTAGAGACGATTGGATAAGTTAGGATGAATCTGACAAAATGTTAACTTTTAGTGTTGCACTTTTCCAGAACACTCACTATTCCTGCAAGCCTAAAATGCCAAGTGATATTCCATTTAGTGTTAGCAATAGGACTGATGATCTACTTGAACTGACTGCTAAAAACAGAAAGGAAATAGATTGAATGTGAATATTCTAAATGGGGCGGAATGCTCGTTTGAAGCTAAAGATCATGGCAGAATAGAGACTGCATAAGTTATTGCCACTATTAAAGTTACTGTTCCTCACTTAAAAGATATGTGAAGGGCAGCATGAGACAGAAGGCCAAATTTACACATCTGACAGGTGGGGAATAAAATTACTTAAGCCAGATGACACCATAGTGGCTGTGTTCATTAAAACTTAAAGTAGGACCCAATTATACCTCCCTTCAGCACAGTATCTGTTAAATGATGCAGGACCCCATATTCTCTATCAGATATTCAATTGAAAAAAGGGGGAAGTATTTCAGATAAACTACACTACATGCCTGAAGCAAGGGTGTGGCATTTTGACATTGTCTTGAGACAAATCAAGAGGTTTGCAAGTTAAATATCTCACAAAACCATCCAAGGCAATACTGCTGACGTCTTACAAATCAATGGATTCAGAGTTGTAAAAAAGTATATTTTGCGCCAAAATATAATGTTGAGGAAAGAAATTCAAGCTTCTTGTTGGTTGttgaataaataaacaaacaaaattaTAAATAATAAGTAAAAGCCTACTGTATGCATTGTATTCCTGGTACAGCATCACAAATAGACTTCAGGCAacttatacaaaataaaaaataaaaagataatgGCTCATCTGCTGGAGTGAAGTCAGATCTTGCGTACATGTAGATAATTGATCATTTCAGTTGGCAAACAGCTATTGTTTTCTTGCCATTATCCGGTGCATGGTCTGTCCATCCTCATTTCAAAAAGGCAGTTTTCTGGAAGGCTCCGCATGACGCTCAGTGTCCTAATGTACTGTATCAGTTTACGAATGCAACCATGGGGATGGTTTGGTTATGATGGGATTCATTTGAAGTGGGGTCAGGGGGCATGGGGCAGGATTAGGTGGTGGTGGGAGCAGGAGTAAAAAATTAAGGGGATATTTTGGCAACTGGCTGTCATTGTGCAACATCATTATGACTTAAAACTTTTACACAGCAAACTAATGACCACCTTAACTTAAAAACAAACTAATTCAAAACCAAAACAGAATGTAAGTATCCAGTTTCAGTTGAGCAAAATCATATACTTTTTGTTTTCTGCTTGCGTTTGTTAATACAGAGAACAAAAAGGAGTGACCCCAGCAAAGTGATCATCTTGTCATGCGCAAAGGGAGAGGGAAGAATGAGGAGGGTAGGGGGTTGAAGCAGGGTTTTAGTTTCTTATTCACACACTCCACTTACCAGAAAAAAACATTTCCTAACCAAGTCCAATTGAGAGATAAAGTGCTCAGTATGGCTTGCTGTCATTTTTGGATCGCTTCAGCTGCACCTTTAGTCGCTTCATACCAATTTGGAAACCGTTCATCGACTGAATGGCGGCCTGAGATGAGACTGGATTGTCGTAACTCACAAAGCCTGTAAGAGAATCCAGATAAAAGTCATATGCAAGATATAAATCAATCCTTGCCTTCATAATAagaacacactatatacacagccTTACTAGTGATGTGCTGTTTTCCCCATCCTCCAGCTTACCAAAACACTTGCTGAGGTTGGTCTGCTTGTCAATGAACACCTTAGCGGAAATAACGTTGCCAAAGGGCATGAACATCTGGAGCAGGTCCTGGTCTCCAAACTCCTGGGGGAGGTGGTATATGAACAAGTTGGCTCCCTCAGGGCCTTAAGAGAGCaggaaataatttattaaaacgtcTGACACAACAAGATGTCAATGGATACAACTAAGCCAGAGGCAACCATTTTGTTTTTGACAGATTAATAGCATTTCAAAATGTTATCTGAGGAGCCTTTTGATACGTATTTCTGCTCATTTTAAAATGAAATTTTCAACAACTAGTACTGTGAAAACATTTCAGAGTGTTGCAATTAAATCTTACCCGTGCTCCGACTGTCGCTTGCTGTAGCAGCATATTTAAAACAAGACAGAACCCTCAGGTGACAATACATATTTTCACCAATATGCCACACTAAGGTCACATCACAAATGATTTAACCTAAACTCTTAATCTCCCTTGCACTAGTACTACATTCAAACATGAATCACAGCGTAGCATGTGATCCCTGTAGAGCAGACATTTGAGTTAACACAAATCTCTCCATCCCCACTCCAACCCTTTTATGCCCCATCTCCATCCCCCTTACTTGCCTTCCTTCTGGCTCCCTGCAGCACTGACACTCTGTTGGGAGAGCAGGCTCTGGTTGTAGAGGCTGGGGAGGGCGGCAGCAGCAGCGTACTGCTGGATCCCGGAGTAGGCCTGGGTAAGGGCTTCCATGGTGCTACCAGTTCCGTTCGACATGCCCCCGCTGCCTAGACCACCGTTCAGGGCTGCCATCCCTAGACACAGGAGCTCTGTTACAAGATTAGGGCTAGAATACCTTGAATATGTATCATGCACTCTTCACATTTGAGATAATATATTTGTTGTAAATTAATTAATACAAATATGTTTGAGTCTGCTAACCTGCAAGTGAGCCCATGTTGAGGCCGGCTCCAGCCCCTGCGGCCAACGACTGCAGTGCCCCTAAGGAGGCCATGGGGTTCACTGAGTTGTTGTTACAGGAGGTGGGTGACGATCCTGCTGTGGAGATGAGTCAACCCCAAAACAATTAATCACCTAGAGGAAAACTCCACTAGTAGGACTTCAAAGTCTTAATACGCAGACCAGGGAACAGCCTGAATGCAGAGACTAGGGACGGGGAAGGCAACAGGAGGAAAGGTTCATGAGAAACAATCAACAGTGTTTACAGAGGTAAGTCCGTGGAACGAGGTTAAAGATGCATACAGGTGAGGGGGTGAGAGATAAAAAGTGTGACCAACCCTTGTAGGTGTCCCATGATGAGTGTGCCTGCTGTCCAGTACTCGTACCTGAGCTGGTGAGCACGCTGAGGGGACTGCTAGAGGTGGTGAGAGCGCTGCTGCCCGTGGGCGTGGCCTGTGTGGCGCTGGCCGCCGCTGCCAGAGCAGCCAGGTTCTGCATGGCATTCAGCCCTGAGACACATGCATAATCGGCACTTAAAAAGGCCCTGGAACCTAGATCTCGCTTAGGTCAATATATAGGCTACACCAAGTCGAAACTAGGATCATGCAATCACTGTTTTTGTTTTACAGCATGTGAAGCTTAAAGCAGAGAGTTGCAAGTACCTTTCCAACACAATCTGAAAATGGGTGAGATGGGAGGCAAAAGTACAAACTTAGCAGCCCACTCAATCAACACAACAAGAGCACCGGCCAAAACACACAGAAAGCAGATACCCCATAGATCACTGCATTGTTGTAAGTCAGAGAAGAGGGATAATGAGCTAACTTTGGTAAACATTTTGAACCAACTCGGATGAAGTTTCAATACAAAAGTTAAAACAGGCTTTGTAAAATATTGAATAATTGTAGCTTGCCCCATGACATACCccgtggctctggataagagcgtctgctaaatgacgtaaatgttatCATATTGGAATGAAAAACATTAAATTGTTCCGTTTTTGCCTTGAATTCGATCAGCAGACACTGCTAGAAACCAGATTAAAAAAACACCAATTTGTTTGTTAATGTTTACGTCTGGAGTTTCCTGGTGGCAGCGCGTTTCAGCTCAAAATGTGATTAATATATGAGCAGGATATCAACATGTTCCCTCACCACTGCTTGACACAAACACACCGCACTGAAGAGATTACTTCGGAGTTCAGGCATGCAGGGAATGATGCATGCAGCAGTATCAATAATGCACATCTTCACCAGGCACATTACAGATGGCAGTTGGATGAGGAGGAAAATACATTTAGCATGCAGGTGTAAGaatggaaagggggggggggaggaggaggtaggaaatgtctttgtttttaccTGACATACCAGACATGGGGTGAAGGTTGTTGAGGGTATTCCCAGAGGtggcagactgctggaggagctgTAAATAAAGCTAGACATTACACCAAAACAGAGAACAAAGGGTCAGGACTGCATCCAGGACTGTGCTTTCAGGAAAgaaatagcagagagagagagagagagagagagagagaaaaaggtaaAGTGGGTCAGGAGGACAGATGAAGCGTAAAAGGAcaggaaagagtggaggtgtaAATGTTGGTGATGAAGAAGGAAAGAatcacagagaaaagagttgaaaAAAACATGATGCTGAGAAACACAGTGGGATGAAATGGGAGTTAAGAGGATTTAAATGGAAGGCAAGACAGTGAAGAAAAGGAAGAGGTTGGAAGATTTTCACAGCACACCCATGGAGCAGCACTAACAGCATTGTAGAAAGCTCTGCCCTCTATATTGGAATGGCCACATAATTGGAGGGTCAGAATTAGAGAAGCCAATTGAAAACATATCAGGTCTTTAGATGAGTTGAGACTAGATGGCCATTCAACATAGATAATTGGCAACGATGCAAATATAAATCTAACATTGTCTAGAAACACAGCAAACCAAATACaagcaaggagggagggagagagggagaagtctGGATGCAAAAAATGGGTCTTCGTCTAACCTGTCAGATTAAGTAAATGGCCCAAAGACTTACACAAAAGAAATCAGATAATGTGTCTACTCGGTAAGGTCAGGGAGAATACTTACGAGGCAAAACTAACAATGTTCAATGAATGGAAATCATATGTCAAATTAAGTCTAACAAATTGACAACCTCCAGTTGGC
This genomic stretch from Salmo salar chromosome ssa26, Ssal_v3.1, whole genome shotgun sequence harbors:
- the LOC106587097 gene encoding CUGBP Elav-like family member 1 isoform X6, with the translated sequence MDSIDAEVLYLSTEQHGQPQCELPHTALEVPTMGGAKKMNGTLDHPDQPDIDAIKMFVGQIPRSWAEEQLRELFEPYGAVYEINVLRDRSQNPPQSKGCCFITYYARKSALEAQNALHNMKILPGMHHPIQMKPADSEKNNAVEDRKLFIGMISKKCNENDIRLMFSPYGQIEECRILRGPDGLSRGCAFITFTARQMAQSTIKSMHQSQTMEGCSSPIVVKFADTQKDKEQKRIAQQLQQQMQQLNAASMWGNLTGLNSLGPQYLALYLQLLQQSATSGNTLNNLHPMSGLNAMQNLAALAAAASATQATPTGSSALTTSSSPLSVLTSSGTSTGQQAHSSWDTYKGSSPTSCNNNSVNPMASLGALQSLAAGAGAGLNMGSLAELLCLGMAALNGGLGSGGMSNGTGSTMEALTQAYSGIQQYAAAAALPSLYNQSLLSQQSVSAAGSQKEASDSRSTGPEGANLFIYHLPQEFGDQDLLQMFMPFGNVISAKVFIDKQTNLSKCFGFVSYDNPVSSQAAIQSMNGFQIGMKRLKVQLKRSKNDSKPY
- the LOC106587097 gene encoding CUGBP Elav-like family member 1 isoform X10, with protein sequence MDSIDAEVLYLSTEQHGQPQCELPHTALEVPTMGGAKKMNGTLDHPDQPDIDAIKMFVGQIPRSWAEEQLRELFEPYGAVYEINVLRDRSQNPPQSKGCCFITYYARKSALEAQNALHNMKILPGMHHPIQMKPADSEKNNAVEDRKLFIGMISKKCNENDIRLMFSPYGQIEECRILRGPDGLSRGCAFITFTARQMAQSTIKSMHQSQTMEGCSSPIVVKFADTQKDKEQKRIAQQLQQQMQQLNAASMWGNLTGLNSLGPQYLALLQQSATSGNTLNNLHPMSGLNAMQNLAALAAAASATQATPTGSSALTTSSSPLSVLTSSGTSTGQQAHSSWDTYKAGSSPTSCNNNSVNPMASLGALQSLAAGAGAGLNMGSLAELLCLGMAALNGGLGSGGMSNGTGSTMEALTQAYSGIQQYAAAAALPSLYNQSLLSQQSVSAAGSQKEASDSRSTGPEGANLFIYHLPQEFGDQDLLQMFMPFGNVISAKVFIDKQTNLSKCFGFVSYDNPVSSQAAIQSMNGFQIGMKRLKVQLKRSKNDSKPY
- the LOC106587097 gene encoding CUGBP Elav-like family member 1 isoform X9, yielding MDSIDAEVLYLSTEQHGQPQCELPHTALEVPTMGGAKKMNGTLDHPDQPDIDAIKMFVGQIPRSWAEEQLRELFEPYGAVYEINVLRDRSQNPPQSKGCCFITYYARKSALEAQNALHNMKILPGMHHPIQMKPADSEKNNAVEDRKLFIGMISKKCNENDIRLMFSPYGQIEECRILRGPDGLSRGCAFITFTARQMAQSTIKSMHQSQTMEGCSSPIVVKFADTQKDKEQKRIAQQLQQQMQQLNAASMWGNLTGLNSLGPQYLALYLQLLQQSATSGNTLNNLHPMSGMSGLNAMQNLAALAAAASATQATPTGSSALTTSSSPLSVLTSSGTSTGQQAHSSWDTYKGSSPTSCNNNSVNPMASLGALQSLAAGAGAGLNMGSLAGMAALNGGLGSGGMSNGTGSTMEALTQAYSGIQQYAAAAALPSLYNQSLLSQQSVSAAGSQKEASDSRSTGPEGANLFIYHLPQEFGDQDLLQMFMPFGNVISAKVFIDKQTNLSKCFGFVSYDNPVSSQAAIQSMNGFQIGMKRLKVQLKRSKNDSKPY
- the LOC106587097 gene encoding CUGBP Elav-like family member 1 isoform X11 — translated: MDSIDAEVLYLSTEQHGQPQCELPHTALEVPTMGGAKKMNGTLDHPDQPDIDAIKMFVGQIPRSWAEEQLRELFEPYGAVYEINVLRDRSQNPPQSKGCCFITYYARKSALEAQNALHNMKILPGMHHPIQMKPADSEKNNAVEDRKLFIGMISKKCNENDIRLMFSPYGQIEECRILRGPDGLSRGCAFITFTARQMAQSTIKSMHQSQTMEGCSSPIVVKFADTQKDKEQKRIAQQLQQQMQQLNAASMWGNLTGLNSLGPQYLALYLQLLQQSATSGNTLNNLHPMSGMSGLNAMQNLAALAAAASATQATPTGSSALTTSSSPLSVLTSSGTSTGQQAHSSWDTYKAGSSPTSCNNNSVNPMASLGALQSLAAGAGAGLNMGSLAELLCLGMAALNGGLGSGGMSNGTGSTMEALTQAYSGIQQYAAAAALPSLYNQSLLSQQSVSAAGSQKEGPEGANLFIYHLPQEFGDQDLLQMFMPFGNVISAKVFIDKQTNLSKCFGFVSYDNPVSSQAAIQSMNGFQIGMKRLKVQLKRSKNDSKPY
- the LOC106587097 gene encoding CUGBP Elav-like family member 1 isoform X23, which produces MDSIDAEVLYLSTEQHGQPQCELPHTALEVPTMGGAKKMNGTLDHPDQPDIDAIKMFVGQIPRSWAEEQLRELFEPYGAVYEINVLRDRSQNPPQSKGCCFITYYARKSALEAQNALHNMKILPGMHHPIQMKPADSEKNNAVEDRKLFIGMISKKCNENDIRLMFSPYGQIEECRILRGPDGLSRGCAFITFTARQMAQSTIKSMHQSQTMEGCSSPIVVKFADTQKDKEQKRIAQQLQQQMQQLNAASMWGNLTGLNSLGPQYLALYLQLLQQSATSGNTLNNLHPMSGMSGLNAMQNLAALAAAASATQATPTGSSALTTSSSPLSVLTSSGSSPTSCNNNSVNPMASLGALQSLAAGAGAGLNMGSLAGMAALNGGLGSGGMSNGTGSTMEALTQAYSGIQQYAAAAALPSLYNQSLLSQQSVSAAGSQKEASDSRSTGPEGANLFIYHLPQEFGDQDLLQMFMPFGNVISAKVFIDKQTNLSKCFGFVSYDNPVSSQAAIQSMNGFQIGMKRLKVQLKRSKNDSKPY
- the LOC106587097 gene encoding CUGBP Elav-like family member 1 isoform X21, with the protein product MDSIDAEVLYLSTEQHGQPQCELPHTALEVPTMGGAKKMNGTLDHPDQPDIDAIKMFVGQIPRSWAEEQLRELFEPYGAVYEINVLRDRSQNPPQSKGCCFITYYARKSALEAQNALHNMKILPGMHHPIQMKPADSEKNNAVEDRKLFIGMISKKCNENDIRLMFSPYGQIEECRILRGPDGLSRGCAFITFTARQMAQSTIKSMHQSQTMEGCSSPIVVKFADTQKDKEQKRIAQQLQQQMQQLNAASMWGNLTGLNSLGPQYLALLQQSATSGNTLNNLHPMSGMSGLNAMQNLAALAAAASATQATPTGSSALTTSSSPLSVLTSSGSSPTSCNNNSVNPMASLGALQSLAAGAGAGLNMGSLAELLCLGMAALNGGLGSGGMSNGTGSTMEALTQAYSGIQQYAAAAALPSLYNQSLLSQQSVSAAGSQKEASDSRSTGPEGANLFIYHLPQEFGDQDLLQMFMPFGNVISAKVFIDKQTNLSKCFGFVSYDNPVSSQAAIQSMNGFQIGMKRLKVQLKRSKNDSKPY
- the LOC106587097 gene encoding CUGBP Elav-like family member 1 isoform X20 gives rise to the protein MDSIDAEVLYLSTEQHGQPQCELPHTALEVPTMGGAKKMNGTLDHPDQPDIDAIKMFVGQIPRSWAEEQLRELFEPYGAVYEINVLRDRSQNPPQSKGCCFITYYARKSALEAQNALHNMKILPGMHHPIQMKPADSEKNNAVEDRKLFIGMISKKCNENDIRLMFSPYGQIEECRILRGPDGLSRGCAFITFTARQMAQSTIKSMHQSQTMEGCSSPIVVKFADTQKDKEQKRIAQQLQQQMQQLNAASMWGNLTGLNSLGPQYLALYLQLLQQSATSGNTLNNLHPMSGLNAMQNLAALAAAASATQATPTGSSALTTSSSPLSVLTSSGSSPTSCNNNSVNPMASLGALQSLAAGAGAGLNMGSLAELLCLGMAALNGGLGSGGMSNGTGSTMEALTQAYSGIQQYAAAAALPSLYNQSLLSQQSVSAAGSQKEASDSRSTGPEGANLFIYHLPQEFGDQDLLQMFMPFGNVISAKVFIDKQTNLSKCFGFVSYDNPVSSQAAIQSMNGFQIGMKRLKVQLKRSKNDSKPY
- the LOC106587097 gene encoding CUGBP Elav-like family member 1 isoform X4, which gives rise to MDSIDAEVLYLSTEQHGQPQCELPHTALEVPTMGGAKKMNGTLDHPDQPDIDAIKMFVGQIPRSWAEEQLRELFEPYGAVYEINVLRDRSQNPPQSKGCCFITYYARKSALEAQNALHNMKILPGMHHPIQMKPADSEKNNAVEDRKLFIGMISKKCNENDIRLMFSPYGQIEECRILRGPDGLSRGCAFITFTARQMAQSTIKSMHQSQTMEGCSSPIVVKFADTQKDKEQKRIAQQLQQQMQQLNAASMWGNLTGLNSLGPQYLALYLQLLQQSATSGNTLNNLHPMSGLNAMQNLAALAAAASATQATPTGSSALTTSSSPLSVLTSSGTSTGQQAHSSWDTYKAGSSPTSCNNNSVNPMASLGALQSLAAGAGAGLNMGSLAELLCLGMAALNGGLGSGGMSNGTGSTMEALTQAYSGIQQYAAAAALPSLYNQSLLSQQSVSAAGSQKEASDSRSTGPEGANLFIYHLPQEFGDQDLLQMFMPFGNVISAKVFIDKQTNLSKCFGFVSYDNPVSSQAAIQSMNGFQIGMKRLKVQLKRSKNDSKPY
- the LOC106587097 gene encoding CUGBP Elav-like family member 1 isoform X19 — protein: MDSIDAEVLYLSTEQHGQPQCELPHTALEVPTMGGAKKMNGTLDHPDQPDIDAIKMFVGQIPRSWAEEQLRELFEPYGAVYEINVLRDRSQNPPQSKGCCFITYYARKSALEAQNALHNMKILPGMHHPIQMKPADSEKNNAVEDRKLFIGMISKKCNENDIRLMFSPYGQIEECRILRGPDGLSRGCAFITFTARQMAQSTIKSMHQSQTMEGCSSPIVVKFADTQKDKEQKRIAQQLQQQMQQLNAASMWGNLTGLNSLGPQYLALLQQSATSGNTLNNLHPMSGMSGLNAMQNLAALAAAASATQATPTGSSALTTSSSPLSVLTSSAGSSPTSCNNNSVNPMASLGALQSLAAGAGAGLNMGSLAELLCLGMAALNGGLGSGGMSNGTGSTMEALTQAYSGIQQYAAAAALPSLYNQSLLSQQSVSAAGSQKEASDSRSTGPEGANLFIYHLPQEFGDQDLLQMFMPFGNVISAKVFIDKQTNLSKCFGFVSYDNPVSSQAAIQSMNGFQIGMKRLKVQLKRSKNDSKPY